A genomic segment from Pseudomonas sessilinigenes encodes:
- a CDS encoding substrate-binding domain-containing protein, whose product MPKHQGWIASMLFAALCMQQAQADINGGGSTLPAKLYQTPGVLTAGFAPYLGMDRGRDKAAFLRNDYSLLSSLPSDRNVHWAASESKLKYSEVGDYFSAHHADWGPLIQVPSAATTIAIRFNKAGSAEVDLSTNDLCGIFSGRVNDWRQIKESGRTGPITVIYPNIASGSTELFTRFLNAKCVETGTFAVTTDFASSYSGGLPAGARSANSSEAIMEELYVLDGRITFIGPTYAAATLEGLSDATKVARVNGVSPTPANISDAIATVPVPAVAERRDQNLWVPVFTSQANIDANPGDKSLRPYPASGYPILGFTNMLFSQCYADATQTSQIRSFFYRHYGALVSNDAAIRDNRLARLPAAWKTAVRDAFLTPTSPLSIGNANVCNGIGRPL is encoded by the coding sequence ATGCCAAAACATCAAGGGTGGATAGCATCGATGTTGTTCGCAGCCTTGTGCATGCAGCAGGCACAGGCGGATATCAATGGGGGTGGTTCGACATTGCCTGCGAAGCTGTACCAGACGCCGGGTGTCCTGACGGCAGGTTTTGCGCCTTATCTGGGCATGGACCGCGGGCGGGACAAAGCGGCTTTCCTGCGTAACGATTACAGCCTGCTCAGCTCTCTGCCCAGTGATCGGAATGTGCATTGGGCAGCGAGTGAGTCCAAGCTCAAGTATTCCGAGGTAGGCGACTATTTCTCGGCTCACCATGCTGACTGGGGGCCTCTTATCCAGGTGCCGTCGGCGGCCACTACGATTGCCATTCGATTCAACAAGGCCGGCAGTGCCGAGGTGGATCTGAGCACCAATGATCTATGCGGGATATTTTCAGGTCGGGTGAATGATTGGAGACAAATCAAGGAGTCGGGGCGCACAGGTCCGATCACTGTGATTTATCCCAATATCGCAAGCGGTAGCACCGAATTGTTCACCCGTTTCCTGAATGCCAAGTGCGTTGAAACCGGCACCTTCGCCGTGACCACGGATTTCGCGTCCAGTTATTCGGGTGGCCTGCCGGCAGGAGCCCGCTCAGCCAATAGCAGCGAAGCGATAATGGAGGAACTGTATGTATTAGACGGCAGAATCACCTTTATCGGGCCAACCTACGCCGCCGCGACACTGGAAGGCTTGAGCGACGCGACCAAGGTCGCCCGTGTCAATGGTGTGTCGCCAACTCCGGCCAATATTTCCGATGCCATTGCTACTGTTCCGGTACCTGCGGTGGCTGAGCGCAGAGATCAGAACCTGTGGGTTCCGGTCTTCACTTCCCAGGCCAATATCGACGCCAACCCTGGCGACAAGAGCCTGCGCCCGTACCCAGCCAGCGGCTACCCGATCCTGGGCTTCACTAACATGCTCTTCAGCCAGTGCTATGCCGACGCCACCCAGACCTCACAGATACGCAGTTTCTTTTATCGTCATTACGGCGCCTTGGTAAGCAACGATGCAGCTATTCGTGATAACCGATTGGCGCGTCTACCCGCCGCCTGGAAAACCGCAGTGCGTGACGCCTTCCTCACGCCTACCAGCCCTTTGAGCATCGGCAACGCCAACGTCTGCAATGGCATCGGTCGCCCACTCTAG